One part of the Anaerolineales bacterium genome encodes these proteins:
- a CDS encoding iron-sulfur cluster assembly scaffold protein, which translates to MDPIQRPTTDARKGDIVDAKDAKGWFYADPVKDHFFHPRNFMQDESAYANAAMGMVGSPACGDAMKIWIIVDSNTERITDLKWQTFGCASAIASTSMMSLMVTENGGMTLQEARRLKPQDIMERLGGLPARKVHCSVLGDKALRSAINDWYRRTGKNDLIEIEFGRLIDKVTKVTDKDIEEAVLDGADTFEKVQEKTKVGTGDPSCIPEAEQLIRFYKEKYFGV; encoded by the coding sequence ATGGACCCCATTCAACGCCCGACAACCGATGCCCGGAAAGGCGACATCGTCGACGCAAAAGACGCGAAAGGCTGGTTTTATGCCGATCCCGTGAAGGATCATTTTTTTCATCCGAGGAATTTTATGCAGGATGAATCGGCGTATGCGAACGCGGCTATGGGCATGGTCGGCTCGCCCGCCTGCGGGGACGCCATGAAAATTTGGATCATAGTCGATTCAAATACAGAGCGCATCACCGATCTGAAGTGGCAGACCTTTGGCTGCGCTTCCGCGATTGCGTCAACATCCATGATGTCCCTTATGGTCACGGAGAACGGCGGCATGACCCTTCAGGAAGCCCGCCGACTGAAGCCGCAGGACATTATGGAGCGGCTCGGCGGTCTTCCGGCCCGGAAGGTTCATTGTTCGGTGCTGGGGGACAAAGCGCTCCGATCGGCCATTAATGACTGGTATCGTAGGACCGGAAAAAACGATCTCATCGAAATAGAATTCGGCCGCCTCATCGACAAGGTCACGAAGGTTACGGACAAAGATATCGAAGAAGCCGTACTTGATGGCGCGGACACGTTTGAGAAAGTTCAGGAAAAAACCAAGGTGGGCACGGGCGATCCCTCCTGCATCCCGGAGGCAGAACAGCTTATCCGGTTCTATAAGGAAAAATATTTTGGTGTATGA
- a CDS encoding aminotransferase class V-fold PLP-dependent enzyme has protein sequence MKHIYLDHAATAPTDPRVVEAMRPYFTEVYANPSSFHSFGLAAKRAVHDARERIAAHLRCREDEILFTSGGTESDNLAVEGVIGAAKLPKAHIITSSIEHPAILEPLRRREKEGTIDLTVLPADRYGLVLPEDVQKALRPETVLVSVMYANNEIGTIEPIADIGRVILGWRTAQASAYPYFHTDACQAAGYLSMDVQKLHVDLLTMNGSKIYGPKGIGVLFGKRGVKLRPMILGGGQEKNLRSGTENVPGIVGLARALDLSQDMSSLESERLAMLRDMLTEGLLRIPKSRLNGHPEKRLPNIVNISFLDIEGEAAILYMDAKGMCASTGSACASQSLDPSHVILATGLSYEAAHGSIRFSLGRSTTKKDIQYVIKMMPGIVEKLRHMSPVNLDMKHFVK, from the coding sequence ATGAAGCACATCTATCTCGATCACGCCGCAACCGCCCCGACCGATCCCCGGGTTGTTGAGGCTATGCGCCCGTACTTTACCGAGGTCTATGCGAACCCTTCTTCGTTTCATTCGTTCGGTCTCGCGGCAAAACGCGCCGTACACGATGCGCGAGAGCGCATTGCCGCGCATCTCCGTTGCCGCGAGGATGAAATCCTCTTTACGTCCGGCGGAACGGAGTCCGATAATTTGGCCGTCGAAGGAGTGATTGGCGCGGCAAAACTGCCGAAGGCTCACATTATTACATCCTCCATCGAACATCCGGCGATTCTGGAACCATTGCGGCGGCGAGAAAAGGAAGGAACGATCGACCTTACGGTTCTTCCCGCAGACCGTTATGGCCTGGTATTGCCCGAGGACGTACAAAAGGCGCTCCGCCCGGAAACCGTTCTGGTTTCCGTTATGTATGCGAACAATGAAATCGGCACCATCGAACCCATTGCAGATATCGGCCGCGTGATTCTTGGCTGGCGGACGGCGCAGGCTTCGGCATATCCGTATTTTCACACCGATGCCTGTCAGGCCGCAGGATATTTGTCCATGGACGTCCAAAAGCTCCACGTGGATTTGCTCACCATGAACGGCTCCAAAATCTACGGTCCCAAGGGGATTGGCGTGCTTTTTGGGAAGCGCGGGGTCAAACTCCGGCCCATGATTCTCGGAGGCGGGCAGGAAAAGAATCTCCGTTCCGGTACGGAAAATGTTCCCGGTATTGTCGGGCTTGCGAGAGCCCTCGATCTTTCGCAGGATATGTCTTCCCTCGAATCCGAACGGCTTGCCATGCTCCGCGACATGCTTACGGAAGGCCTCCTTCGCATCCCGAAGTCGCGATTGAACGGGCATCCGGAGAAACGCCTTCCGAATATCGTGAACATCTCCTTCCTCGACATCGAAGGCGAGGCTGCCATTCTTTACATGGATGCAAAAGGCATGTGCGCATCCACCGGCTCTGCCTGCGCATCGCAGTCGCTCGATCCGTCGCATGTCATTCTTGCGACCGGCCTAAGCTATGAAGCCGCCCATGGGTCCATCCGTTTCAGTCTGGGTCGTTCAACGACGAAAAAAGACATTCAGTATGTCATTAAGATGATGCCTGGCATTGTTGAAAAACTCCGCCACATGAGCCCCGTGAATCTGGATATGAAGCATTTCGTGAAATAG